The following are encoded together in the Acidobacteriota bacterium genome:
- a CDS encoding peptidyl-prolyl cis-trans isomerase: protein MRKVCSIAIIATLFLVSAAPLLSKPRKEEPKQVGVIHILIGFKKTVSGKVLDRTKKQAQDLAYEILDRAEAGEEFDTLLVEYSDDYKAQRGIVLLKMNNFGEPITTGVFGRSTMAASFAEVSFQLEVGEIGFTRYHPGNSPFGYHIIKRIE from the coding sequence GTGCGCAAGGTTTGTTCGATTGCCATTATTGCGACCCTGTTCCTGGTCTCTGCCGCACCGCTCCTGTCAAAGCCCCGCAAGGAAGAGCCCAAGCAGGTAGGCGTGATCCACATCCTGATCGGTTTCAAGAAGACCGTCAGCGGCAAGGTCCTGGATCGCACCAAGAAGCAAGCCCAGGATCTGGCCTACGAGATTCTCGACCGTGCCGAGGCCGGGGAGGAGTTCGACACGCTGCTCGTCGAGTACAGCGACGACTACAAGGCGCAGCGTGGCATCGTCCTCTTGAAAATGAACAACTTCGGTGAGCCGATTACAACGGGCGTGTTCGGGCGCAGCACCATGGCCGCCAGCTTCGCCGAGGTCTCGTTCCAACTGGAAGTCGGAGAGATCGGCTTCACTCGTTACCATCCCGGCAACAGCCCGTTCGGTTATCACATCATCAAGCGCATCGAATAA
- a CDS encoding M20 family metallopeptidase: protein MGADAIRDQLVTWRRFLHRRPELGLEEHETSAFLQKTLTELGIEIHTGYAGTGVVGVLRCGRPDAGAVLLRADMDGLPVQEVDGRDYGSEIPQRMHACGHDGHMAMLLGAATQLKDRDDLPRDVLLCFQPGEEGFGGAEKMIAGGVLDLADVQAVYGLHLWSQFDVGTVQLRPGPAMAAQDEMRARFIGRGGHGALPHNTIDPIVAASQAVVTLQQIVSRNIDPLEAAVITIGAIRGGEAANVIPDFAEIEATMRAFDGGVRNTIRERAEAVCRGVATATGCELDYELLPGYPPVVNNADAVAKARRVAIEAFGESAVIEHAPMAAAEDFSYFLNERPGAFIFIGARNQERGITAAHHSPNFDIDEAALPIGTELLTKIALAP, encoded by the coding sequence ATGGGTGCGGATGCGATCCGCGACCAGCTCGTCACGTGGCGACGGTTTCTTCATCGTCGTCCCGAGTTGGGTCTCGAGGAGCACGAGACGTCAGCGTTCCTGCAGAAGACGCTGACCGAGCTGGGGATCGAGATCCACACGGGTTACGCGGGTACGGGTGTCGTCGGTGTGTTGCGCTGTGGACGTCCCGATGCCGGTGCTGTCTTGTTGCGTGCGGACATGGATGGTCTTCCGGTCCAGGAGGTCGACGGTCGGGACTACGGGTCCGAGATCCCGCAACGGATGCATGCCTGTGGGCATGATGGCCACATGGCGATGTTGCTGGGCGCGGCGACCCAGCTGAAGGACCGCGACGATCTACCCCGCGACGTGCTGCTCTGTTTCCAGCCCGGCGAAGAGGGGTTTGGCGGAGCAGAGAAGATGATTGCCGGTGGCGTGCTGGATCTCGCCGACGTGCAGGCGGTCTACGGGCTGCATCTGTGGTCCCAGTTCGATGTGGGGACCGTGCAGCTACGACCCGGCCCGGCAATGGCGGCTCAGGACGAGATGCGTGCCCGCTTCATCGGCCGAGGGGGGCACGGGGCGTTACCCCACAACACGATCGACCCCATCGTTGCCGCCTCTCAGGCGGTTGTGACGCTGCAGCAGATCGTCTCGCGGAACATCGATCCGCTGGAGGCGGCGGTGATCACTATCGGTGCGATCCGCGGGGGAGAGGCGGCCAACGTCATTCCCGACTTCGCGGAGATCGAGGCGACGATGCGGGCCTTCGACGGCGGTGTTCGGAACACGATTCGCGAACGTGCCGAGGCGGTCTGTCGCGGTGTCGCCACGGCGACCGGCTGCGAACTCGACTACGAGTTGCTGCCCGGCTACCCGCCGGTGGTCAACAACGCCGACGCCGTGGCGAAAGCCCGCCGGGTCGCCATCGAGGCGTTCGGCGAGTCGGCGGTGATCGAACATGCGCCGATGGCGGCGGCCGAGGATTTCTCTTACTTCCTCAACGAGCGTCCCGGAGCCTTCATCTTCATCGGTGCCCGAAATCAGGAACGTGGCATCACGGCCGCCCATCATTCGCCCAACTTCGATATCGACGAGGCGGCGTTGCCGATCGGGACCGAGCTATTGACGAAGATCGCGTTGGCGCCTTAG
- a CDS encoding ABC transporter substrate-binding protein, whose product MTETALKTARVGHSPDPDDAFMFYGIAAELVDTEGFQIEQILEDIESLNRRALVGELEVTAVSIHAYAHLTDRYALMPCGASMGDGYGPSIVARKEMDTDTLRKSKIAIPGTLTSAYLALQLYLGKDLDVEVVPFDEILNHVESGKADAGLVIHEGQLTYASQGLTQLVDLGVWWQDRTDGLPLPLGGNVVLKSLGKDAMASLTRVIAASIAYGLDHRQPALDYAARFGRGLDEALTDQFVGMYVNDLTRDYGDRGRKAIERLLSEGVEMGLVPQIDGLEFVDPSR is encoded by the coding sequence GTGACCGAAACCGCCCTGAAAACCGCCCGTGTCGGACACAGCCCGGACCCCGATGATGCCTTCATGTTTTACGGCATCGCAGCCGAATTGGTCGACACCGAGGGCTTCCAGATCGAACAGATCCTCGAGGATATCGAGAGCCTCAACCGTCGCGCCCTGGTGGGCGAACTCGAGGTGACCGCCGTCTCGATCCATGCGTACGCCCATCTCACCGACCGCTACGCGTTGATGCCCTGCGGCGCCAGCATGGGCGACGGCTACGGCCCCAGCATCGTGGCACGCAAGGAGATGGACACCGACACGCTACGCAAGTCGAAGATCGCCATCCCCGGCACGTTGACCTCGGCCTATCTTGCGTTGCAACTCTATCTTGGAAAGGACCTCGACGTGGAGGTCGTTCCGTTTGACGAGATCCTCAATCATGTCGAGTCCGGCAAGGCCGACGCAGGTCTGGTGATCCACGAAGGCCAATTGACCTACGCGTCCCAGGGACTGACCCAACTGGTGGACCTGGGCGTCTGGTGGCAGGACCGGACCGACGGACTCCCCCTCCCGCTGGGTGGCAACGTCGTGCTGAAGTCTCTCGGCAAGGACGCGATGGCATCGCTGACACGGGTGATCGCCGCCAGCATCGCCTACGGACTCGATCATCGGCAGCCGGCCCTGGACTACGCGGCGCGTTTCGGTCGTGGACTCGACGAAGCGCTGACCGATCAATTTGTGGGCATGTACGTCAACGATCTGACTCGTGATTACGGCGACCGTGGACGAAAGGCCATCGAACGACTTCTCTCGGAAGGAGTCGAGATGGGACTGGTACCACAGATCGACGGTCTCGAGTTCGTCGACCCGTCTCGTTGA
- a CDS encoding histone deacetylase — translation MDPTSFGLVLDPLFERHDTGVGHPERPERLTLLRELFEKSGVTDRVTRVPLTRAEDASLLLCHDLEHIQRVDQACRNGERVLDGMDTAICPESAEIARHAAGTVVELCRRVAAGRLTAGFAAVRPPGHHAERDLAMGFCLFNTVAIAARWLTREGGLKRVMVFDWDVHHGNGTQHIFDDDPSVLYASVHQSPLYPGTGAATERGVGNALGTTVNCPLPPGSGDEAFLDAIANQVVPAAQGFKPEFILLSAGFDAHRADPLGGLEVSGEAFVEATRQMMTLSSELCDGRLVSVLEGGYDLNALAATALAHVTTMLG, via the coding sequence ATGGACCCGACTTCATTCGGGCTCGTCCTCGACCCGTTGTTCGAGAGACACGACACGGGTGTGGGGCATCCGGAACGACCGGAGCGTTTGACGCTTCTCCGCGAACTCTTCGAGAAGAGTGGTGTCACCGACCGCGTCACACGGGTGCCGTTGACCCGGGCGGAGGATGCATCGCTGCTTCTCTGTCATGACCTGGAGCACATCCAGCGTGTGGATCAAGCGTGCCGCAACGGCGAGCGGGTCCTCGACGGCATGGACACGGCGATCTGTCCCGAGAGCGCAGAGATCGCGCGTCATGCCGCCGGCACGGTGGTCGAGCTCTGCCGGCGCGTGGCCGCGGGCCGATTAACTGCGGGGTTCGCCGCGGTCCGGCCACCGGGGCATCACGCCGAGCGGGATCTGGCCATGGGCTTCTGTCTATTCAACACCGTCGCCATCGCGGCCCGCTGGCTGACCCGAGAGGGTGGGTTGAAGCGGGTCATGGTGTTCGACTGGGACGTCCATCACGGCAACGGTACCCAGCATATCTTCGATGACGATCCGTCGGTGTTGTACGCATCCGTTCACCAGAGCCCACTCTATCCCGGCACCGGTGCCGCGACGGAGCGTGGCGTGGGGAACGCCCTCGGCACGACGGTGAACTGTCCGCTGCCGCCGGGGAGTGGCGACGAGGCGTTCCTCGACGCCATCGCGAATCAAGTAGTTCCCGCCGCGCAGGGGTTCAAGCCGGAGTTCATCCTGCTCTCGGCCGGCTTCGACGCGCATCGCGCGGATCCACTGGGTGGTCTGGAGGTCAGCGGCGAGGCGTTCGTCGAGGCGACGCGTCAGATGATGACGCTAAGCTCCGAACTCTGTGACGGGCGCCTGGTCTCGGTTCTGGAGGGTGGTTACGATCTTAACGCACTGGCCGCGACGGCCCTGGCCCACGTTACGACGATGCTTGGCTGA